GTTCCTGATGGCGTTCCGGGACAGCCTCCTGGTCAGCTTGGGCTCGGTCATCTTGACACTGTTGATCGGTACCCCTTTTGGGTATGTATTATCCCGTTTTCGGTTTCGAGGCCGGGAGGATATCGGCTTTTATGTGTTATCAACCCGGATGATGCCCCCCATTGTGGTCATCATTCCCTTTGTGCGGATTTTTCATGCCCTGGGTATCATCGATACCCATGTTGGATTGATCCTGGCAGGAGTCCTGGTGAACCTGGCCCTGGTGGTTTGGATGATGCGGGGTTTTTTTTCCGGTATCCCGGCGGAAATCGATGAAGCAGCCCTGATCGATGGATGCTCCCGGCTTTCCGCCCTGCGTTGGATCGTGTTGCCCCTGGTCACGCCCGGTTTGGTGTCTACCGCCATGCTGAGCTTTCTCTTTTCCTGGAACGAATTTATCT
The sequence above is drawn from the Atribacteraceae bacterium genome and encodes:
- a CDS encoding carbohydrate ABC transporter permease → MNKKSTMMKNFLKHFVLILVAAVVLFPFFWIILQSFKTSFDVIAYPPKFIFQPTWQNYLSTLQRQGFLMAFRDSLLVSLGSVILTLLIGTPFGYVLSRFRFRGREDIGFYVLSTRMMPPIVVIIPFVRIFHALGIIDTHVGLILAGVLVNLALVVWMMRGFFSGIPAEIDEAALIDGCSRLSALRWIVLPLVTPGLVSTAMLSFLFSWNEFIFALSLTSFNVRTLPVYIATEFIGYLAVDWGALSAAGVLAILPGLLFIIAIQKHLVKGLTFGAIK